A genome region from Hevea brasiliensis isolate MT/VB/25A 57/8 chromosome 9, ASM3005281v1, whole genome shotgun sequence includes the following:
- the LOC110650053 gene encoding secoisolariciresinol dehydrogenase — protein MFKFGFSKGVSISRTSLAEIFTKGFSTQHGRKLEGKVALITGAASGIGKATATKFVNNGAKVVIADMQRQLGQDTAKELGSNAAFIACDVTKESDISNAVDFAISKFNQLDIMYNNAGVACNSPSSIVDLDLALFDRVMSINVRGVMAGIKHASRVMIPRRTGSILCTASVTGVIGGLSQHTYAVSKATVIGIVKTVASELRKYGIRVNCISPFAIPTPLVMEEMSRLYPGVDAQRLVEIVHNTGTLEGENCEAIDIANAALYLASEDAKYVNGHNLVVDGGFTSFKSLEFPAPDQVVC, from the exons ATGTTCAAATTTGGATTTAG TAAAGGTGTTTCCATTTCAAGAACTTCACTTGCTGAGATCTTCACCAAGGGATTTTCTACCCAGCATGGAAG GAAATTAGAGGGGAAGGTAGCACTGATCACTGGAGCAGCAAGTGGTATTGGGAAGGCAACCGCAACCAAATTCGTTAACAATGGTGCCAAAGTTGTTATTGCTGATATGCAACGCCAACTTGGCCAAGACACTGCAAAAGAACTCGGATCCAACGCTGCATTCATTGCCTGTGATGTAACTAAAGAATCTGATATATCCAATGCTGTAGATTTTGCCATTTCTAAATTCAACCAACTGGACATAATGTACAACAATGCAGGGGTAGCCTGCAACTCTCCTTCAAGTATTGTGGACCTTGACCTTGCTCTGTTTGATAGAGTCATGAGCATCAATGTGCGAGGAGTAATGGCTGGGATCAAACATGCCTCGCGTGTGATGATCCCCCGAAGAACTGGCTCCATTCTTTGTACTGCCAGTGTCACAGGAGTCATTGGTGGTCTTTCACAACACACATATGCTGTGTCCAAGGCCACTGTTATAGGCATTGTTAAGACTGTTGCATCTGAGCTACGCAAGTATGGGATCAGAGTCAACTGCATATCACCTTTCGCTATTCCAACTCCACTTGTCATGGAAGAAATGAGTCGACTTTATCCAGGTGTTGATGCTCAACGGCTTGTGGAAATAGTACACAACACTGGTACATTAGAGGGGGAAAATTGTGAGGCTATTGATATAGCTAATGCTGCACTATATCTTGCATCTGAGGATGCCAAGTATGTTAATGGGCATAATTTGGTGGTAGATGGAGGTTTTACATCATTTAAGAGTTTGGAATTCCCTGCACCAGATCAGGTGGTGTGCTAA
- the LOC110650056 gene encoding F-box protein At3g56470-like: protein MGYVTFQFLLCFKSLSEAILGRTCKGDKPTRQWSDLPHELLALIAGGLGIIDLLSFRGVCKDWNVASRTASAKIESSPLREPWFLLYGESSQCLLLSESGRRYTINIPELGNGGATCIASKNGWLLLRIENSIFFFCPFSGSKIDLPKLPNSNFSNYAATFSSPPTSQDCIVSVVCQNDTSDLELCVIGRGDNEWKNHKRKCNKEIPPKKIKCAAYCEEEFHFFDDADKLVAFSVKSLQWNIFRIISQEKPGVGCLPYYMRRNYFETKNMRHQLGLGRDVSISICGMVSLAIAPRNRERIIFGEFINAPQPQGSEERSLKGVWIQPRFFYVPANQSW, encoded by the coding sequence ATGGGTTATGTTACTTTTCAATTTTTGTTGTGTTTTAAATCTTTAAGCGAGGCAATCTTGGGCAGGACTTGCAAAGGTGACAAACCAACCAGACAATGGTCTGACCTTCCTCACGAGCTTTTAGCATTAATTGCTGGAGGCTTAGGCATAATTGACCTTCTCAGCTTTCGTGGTGTGTGCAAGGACTGGAATGTTGCTTCTCGTACAGCTTCAGCAAAGATTGAATCATCGCCATTACGTGAACCTTGGTTTCTACTTTATGGAGAAAGTTCTCAATGCCTCCTCCTCAGTGAATCCGGTAGAAGGTACACCATCAACATCCCAGAGCTGGGCAATGGTGGAGCCACTTGCATAGCATCAAAAAATGGATGGCTTCTTCTACGGATAGAaaactctattttcttcttctgCCCATTCTCTGGGTCAAAAATAGACCTTCCCAAGTTGCCTAACTCAAACTTCTCAAATTATGCGGCTACATTTTCATCTCCTCCTACCTCCCAAGATTGCATTGTTTCTGTTGTTTGCCAGAATGATACATCAGATTTGGAACTGTGCGTTATTGGCCGTGGGGATAATGAATGGAAAAACCATAAGCGCAAGTGTAACAAAGAGATACCACCCAAGAAAATCAAATGTGCAGCATATTGTGAAGAGGAATTCCATTTCTTTGACGATGCAGACAAACTAGTGGCCTTTTCCGTCAAGAGTTTACAGTGGAATATCTTTAGGATAATTTCGCAGGAAAAGCCTGGTGTTGGATGCCTACCATATTACATGAGAAGGAATTACTTCGAGACGAAGAATATGAGACACCAATTAGGTTTGGGACGAGATGTATCGATATCTATTTGTGGGATGGTATCACTAGCTATTGCCCCGCGAAATAGAGAAAGGATCATCTTTGGTGAGTTCATCAATGCTCCTCAACCTCAAGGATCTGAAGAACGTAGCCTTAAGGGGGTGTGGATCCAACCTCGATTCTTTTATGTTCCAGCGAATCAGAGCTGGTAG